A genomic region of Desulfobacterales bacterium contains the following coding sequences:
- a CDS encoding metal-dependent hydrolase → MNPITHFLVGWTVANTDNLKTKDRVIVAFSGVIPDIDGLGIIAEKLTLNWEHPLLWWTKYHHLLCHNIGFGVIIFFIALLFSKRMFIAILSFISFHLHLSGDIIGSRGPDGEIWTIPYFLPFSDKFHISWQGQWELNAWQNIFITMALLFVMFFLAWKKGFSPLEILSKSADQVFVETLRNRFGRPDSCM, encoded by the coding sequence ATTTGAAAACTAAAGACCGTGTTATTGTAGCTTTCAGCGGTGTGATTCCTGATATTGATGGATTAGGTATTATCGCTGAAAAACTGACTTTGAATTGGGAACATCCATTATTATGGTGGACTAAATATCATCATTTATTATGTCATAACATAGGATTTGGAGTAATCATTTTTTTTATAGCATTGCTGTTTTCTAAAAGGATGTTTATAGCAATTTTGTCTTTTATCTCTTTTCATTTGCATTTATCAGGCGATATTATTGGCTCAAGAGGTCCTGATGGAGAAATCTGGACAATTCCTTATTTTCTTCCTTTTTCAGATAAATTTCATATCTCTTGGCAAGGACAGTGGGAACTCAATGCTTGGCAAAATATATTTATTACTATGGCGCTATTATTTGTTATGTTTTTTCTGGCATGGAAAAAAGGATTTTCACCTCTTGAAATCTTATCGAAATCAGCAGACCAAGTATTTGTTGAAACTTTAAGAAATCGTTTTGGAAGACCAGATAGTTGTATGTAG